Proteins from a single region of Megalopta genalis isolate 19385.01 chromosome 3, iyMegGena1_principal, whole genome shotgun sequence:
- the LOC117229434 gene encoding serine/threonine-protein phosphatase PP1-gamma catalytic subunit A, protein MAESDKLNIDDIIARLLEVRGARPGKNVQLTEGEIKGLCLKSREIFLSQPILLELEAPLKICGDIHGQYYDLLRLFEYGGFPPESNYLFLGDYVDRGKQSLETICLLLAYKIKYPENFFLLRGNHECASINRIYGFYDECKRRYNIKLWKTFTDCFNCLPVAAIVDEKIFCCHGGLSPDLQHMEQIRRIMRPTDVPDQGLLCDLLWSDPDKDTMGWGENDRGVSFTFGAEVVAKFLHKHDFDLICRAHQVVEDGYEFFAKRQLVTLFSAPNYCGEFDNAGAMMSVDDTLMCSFQILKPADKKKLTYGGLNAGRPVTPPRGGNNKSKKK, encoded by the exons ATGGCTGAATCCGACAAATTGAATATCGACGACATTATAGCTCGACTCTTGGAAG TGCGGGGAGCCAGACCTGGGAAGAATGTACAGTTGACGGAGGGAGAAATAAAGGGATTATGCCTGAAGTCACGTGAAATTTTTTTATCGCAACCAATTCTGTTAGAGCTAGAAGCTCCGCTTAAGATATGTG GTGACATTCATGGTCAGTACTATGACTTGCTGCGGCTATTCGAATATGGCGGATTTCCACCGGAGAGCAACTATCTCTTCTTGGGAGACTACGTTGACAGAGGAAAGCAGTCTTTAGAGACAATTTGTCTTTTGCTCGCCTATAAAATCAAATACCCAGAGAATTTTTTTTTACTCCGTGGTAATCATGAGTGTGCATCCATTAACAGGATATATGGCTTTTACGACGAAT gTAAACGCCGATACAACATTAAATTGTGGAAAACATTCACGGACTGTTTTAACTGTTTACCGGTTGCCGCAATTGTTGACGAGAAAATCTTTTGTTGTCACGGAGGTCTGAGCCCAGATCTTCAACATATGGAACAGATTAGACGTATCATGCGACCGACCGACGTACCCGATCAAGGTTTATTATGCGATTTGTTGTGGTCAGACCCTGACAAAGACACAATGGGCTGGGGAGAAAACGATCGTGGCGTCTCGTTCACATTTGGTGCCGAAGTTGTTGCCAAATTTTTACATAAGCACGACTTTGACCTGATATGTCGTGCTCATCAG GTTGTGGAAGACGGTTATGAATTCTTTGCGAAGAGGCAATTGGTTACTTTGTTCTCGGCACCCAACTACTGCGGCGAATTCGACAATGCCGGAGCTATGATGTCCGTGGACGATACACTGATGTGCAGTTTCCAAATTTTGAAGCCAGCCGACAAAAAGAAATTAACTTACGGTGGCCTGAACGCAGGTAGACCAGTGACGCCTCCGCGAGGTGGaaataacaagagcaagaagaagtGA
- the LOC117229435 gene encoding ran-specific GTPase-activating protein — translation MPENVLNGDHVDTKGVNCETQDNEEDGNDNDIHFEPIISLPLIEVSNNEEDEVEMIKMRAKLYRYDSSNNPAEWKERGTGEVKLLRHKIKNTVRVVMRRDKTYKICANHFVTPWMELKPNCGSDRAWVWSVLADYADEQLKPELLAIRFANAENASVWKEAFEKAKKIVGSECEIYAGKNEMDEKHAESDSEPSSDVSYSESTDNEEQGKKQTGNENLKVPRSEIEKANNEQELEKVSKEFEELQVKATEEI, via the exons ATGCCAGAAAACGTG tTAAATGGGGACCACGTTGATACGAAAGGCGTTAATTGTGAAACTCAAGACAACGAAGAAGATGGTAACGACAATGATATACATTTTGAACCAATAATTTCCTTACCTTTAATAGAAGTGTCTAATAATGAAGAGGATGAGgttgaaatgattaaaat GCGGGCAAAATTATACCGCTATGATTCGTCCAATAACCCTGCAGAGTGGAAGGAACGTGGAACGGGAGAAGTAAAGTTGTTAAGGCATAAGATAAAAAATACTGTACGAGTTGTAATGCGAAGAGACAAAACATACAAAATCTGTGCCAATCATTTTGTCACACCTTGGATGGAATTGAAACCAAACTGTGGCAGCGACAGAGCATGGGTCTGGAGTGTGCTTGCAGATTACGCAGACGAACAGTTAAAACCAGAGCTACTAGCGATACGATTCGCAAACGCGGAAA ATGCATCCGTGTGGAAGGAAGCGTTTGAGAAGGCGAAGAAGATAGTAGGTTCTGAGTGCGAAATATATGCTGGGAAAAATGAAATGGATGAAAAGCACGCAGAAAGCGACAGCGAACCTTCCAGCGATGTGAGTTACAGTGAAAGTACCGACAATGAAGAACAAGGGAAAAAACAGACAGGAAACGAAAATCTAAAAGTTCCACGTAGCGAAATTGAAAAAGCAAATAATGAACAAGAATTAGAAAAAGTATCAAAAGAATTCGAAGAGTTACAGGTGAAAGCTACAGAGGAGATTTAA
- the wbl gene encoding endoplasmic reticulum protein 29-like protein wbl, translated as MLQSIVVTLLVIGIASAEDCKGCVSLDSYSFNKVIPKFKAAIVKFDVAFPYGEKHEEYGQIAAATKDANDLLVAEVRVKDYGNKDNSDLAARYKIKPQEFPAVLLFLQGKTEPIPFVTDKETEFNADNIKRFIKTKSTVYLGLPGCVEQLDRLAEEFKSGGEKERKEILNKAKVFEETLPDTQRIAAKVYVKTMERILEKGDVFVQTEQTRIEGILKGKLSNEKKRTMEERRNILHSFLRRDEL; from the exons ATGCTTCAATCGATCGTAGTTACTCTTCTTGTCATTGGAATAGCCTCTGCCGAGGACTGCAAAGGATGCGTCTCTTTGGACTCGTATTCTTTCAACAAG GTAATTCCAAAATTCAAAGCTGCGATAGTAAAATTCGATGTGGCATTTCCGTACGGAGAAAAACACGAGGAATATGGTCAAATAGCCGCCGCCACAAAAGATGCCAATGATCTTTTGGTAGCCGAGGTCAGAGTCAAGGATTATGGGAATAAAGATAACTCTGATCTCGCTGCTCGTTATAAAATCAAACCACAAGAATTCCCGGCGGTTCTACTCTTTCTCCAAGGGAAAACAGAGCCTATCCCTTTCGTCACAGACAAGGAAACTGAATTCAACGCGGATAATATCAAGCGATTCATTAAAACAAAGTCGACCGTATACCTTGGTCTGCCAGGTTGCGTCGAACAATTAGATAGACTTGCGGAAGAATTTAAATCTGGcggagaaaaagaaaggaag GAGATATTGAATAAAGCAAAAGTCTTTGAAGAAACATTACCTGACACGCAACGCATAGCTGCCAAAGTTTACGTTAAAACTATGGAACGAATATTAGAGAAAGGAGACGTGTTTGTTCAAACTGAACAAACTAGAATAGAGGGTATCTTGAAGGGTAAACTATCGAATGAGAAAAAACGTACAATGGAAGAGAGACGCAATATCCTGCATTCGTTTTTGCGCAGAGATGAACTGTGA